In Danaus plexippus chromosome 6, MEX_DaPlex, whole genome shotgun sequence, a single window of DNA contains:
- the LOC116778703 gene encoding PAS domain-containing serine/threonine-protein kinase isoform X2 has protein sequence MESARVLNLNRIAATDSLGFTPIKPRLRRFVDVYSPEHLNLTPKPKQKLDLVSNVGKLYSTPDKPLSIDKECRTVKAHPNVCNAWGNCSFEGNQSFPRLSRKLRPLRMDLETPTKAKPAVDLVRVDGPNGLRFNSSLATGDAASTPTQMDRLQQSINHSKAVFTIEPNTSKILIVNNKACSLLGYSSGELCDLRFSDLLRKRNSKAFSIHEAEDGDISEDGTMILLSGKVVELLTKDGSSVQVSLWIRQLDSDGPCLVVAEPIICKNVVLTIDGDGIITSCEGEDGALLFQAESSDKLIGLPVSSLIPSIHLPHDVPMSKSVSKQKATGRTLDGGSFPLCLWISKAHVENTWSSLKTKDKPANKEKPVFIVNVRITYNVSGLLVVDESGVITACNQHFAMLTFGKAQSEVIGHQIEDVIQNFCRESDLVKIQDRNRNMTLSPVNNDNNDSASETGEDSCGAFNGSQKSACTSLNVQQSMLSTTREKSSSALCLDKSYSMVTHTPTPTQDMVSSISTTEQRNDISALPDVTSGMSGISIDDENYCQSSISKSRSENILRSEQANVKQSPKVNEKSDSIYYTSQHSQEVTPTGNSSRTRLNDTSLRLSFDFTKCKTIKVKEDKSSASLDFCDSNETSADFLTPINEMPPPGCEIEDLPKHNGNDESMDSLSNDNDLETQTESAPRRKFDDEPETPCMTKRLVRAHVTSTPAQSRRDLDDWRRADGTYSSIVRHKDGTELNVVYTVSSMQLSSRRIVRCVWLGVRAHEPRHTTLASSLASTLASTADNSLGNKSASSRHQSVSLMSQCGEEQIAGEYTKHYVTLKQIGKGAYGCVKMAYRRSDRLLAVAKFILKEKVGAAFWSDAPDGRRVPLELSLLMTLSHPNIVSVIDVFENDKYFQMVMEKHGAGMDLFEFIERRPRMDEPLVSYIFRQIGQAVEYLHSLNILHRDIKDENVIIDNKFHVKLIDFGSATFMSKDTLFSTFYGTTEYCSPEVLAGNKYAGPELEMWSMGITLYVLTFFVNPFSDIEDTIQGPLTFPQIVSEDLEQLLRRMLCKEPGARCTVPQLMAHPWIRQPVNLASYNFQEIVDCDRHEANPEMYFSGSLESPRSNSPVSLADPLAKERSMRSEAEAAGRSEKVSKSDARRPAHQLSDNYSLRSSADILDISSKPVSEAALTDISSDATGHAACDIDYDCDQYECDSWDECEQDSFS, from the exons ATGGAATCTGCTAGAGTACTGAACTTAAATAG AATCGCTGCTACAGATTCATTGGGTTTTACACCCATAAAACCGAGACTACGAAGATTTGTGGATGTTTATTCTCCAGAACATCTGAATTTGACGCCTAAGCCT AAACAGAAGCTTGATTTGGTATCCAATGTTGGTAAATTGTATTCAACGCCCGATAAACCCTTAAGCATTGATAAAGAATGCAG GACAGTCAAAGCTCATCCAAATGTTTGCAATGCCTGGGGGAATTGTTCTTTTGAAGGAAATCAAAGCTTTCCAAGATTAAGTAGAAAACTAAGGCCTTTAAGAATGGATCTTGAGACTCCAACGAAAGCAAAGCCAGCTGTGGATTTAGTTagag TTGATGGGCCAAATGGATTGCGTTTCAATAGCTCCTTGGCAACTGGAGATGCAGCATCCACGCCTACGCAGATGGACAGATTGCAGCAATCTATCAACCATAGTAAAGCAGTCTTCACCATTGAACCAAACACTTCAAAg attcTCATTGTAAACAACAAGGCTTGCTCTCTACTGGGTTACTCTTCCGGGGAATTATGTGACCTAAGATTCTCAGATCTTCTGAGGAAGAGGAATAGCAAGGCTTTTAGCATTCATGAGGCAGAAGATGGTGATATCTCGGAAGATGGTACAATGATTTTGTTAAGTGGCAAG GTTGTAGAATTGCTGACGAAGGACGGCAGTTCAGTTCAAGTGTCTCTCTGGATACGACAATTAGACAGTGATGGTCCCTGTCTGGTGGTTGCTGAGCCTATTATCTGTAAAAATGTTGTg CTGACTATAGACGGAGATGGTATAATAACATCCTGCGAGGGAGAAGATGGAGCTTTGTTGTTCCAAGCTGAATCATCGGACAAGCTCATAGGCCTCCCGGTCTCATCTTTGATACCTTCCATACATCTTCCACATGACGTTCCCATGTCTAAGAGTGTTTCAAAGCAGAAGGCCACAG GTAGGACCCTTGACGGTGGCTCATTCCCACTGTGTCTTTGGATATCAAAGGCCCATGTGGAAAACACGTGGTCGTCGTTGAAGACAAAAGACAAACCTGCTAATAAAGAGAAGCCTGTATTTATAGTGAATGTCAGG ATAACATATAACGTAAGCGGACTTCTTGTTGTCGACGAGAGCGGAGTGATAACAGCATGCAACCAACACTTTGCCATGTTGACCTTCGGCAAAGCACAGTCAGAGGTGATAGGTCATCAAATAGAAGATGTCATACAGAACTTCTGTCGGGAATCCGATCTGGTGAAGATTCAAGACAGGAATAGAAATATGACTCTATCACCAGTCAACAATGATAACAATGATTCGg CTTCAGAAACCGGTGAGGACTCGTGTGGAGCGTTCAACGGAAGTCAGAAATCTGCATGCACATCCCTAAATGTACAACAGTCGATGTTATCGACAACTAGAGAGAAATCCTCTAGCGCGCTGTGCCTCGACAAGTCATACAGCATGGTGACACACACACCGACGCCCACACAGGATATGGTGTCAAGCATAAGCACGACGGAGCAGAGGAATGATATATCAGCCCTCCCAGACGTCACTTCCGGCATGTCAGGAATTTCCATAGACGATGAAAACTACTGCCAAAGCAGCATATCCAAATCGAGGTCCGAGAACATCCTTCGATCTGAACAGGCTAATGTAAAGCAGTCGCCCAAAGTCAATGAGAAATCTGACTCGATTTATTACACCTCCCAACACTCCCAGGAGGTCACGCCGACGGGAAACTCATCCAGAACTAGATTAAATGACACGTCACTAAGACTATCGTTCGATTTCactaaatgtaaaacaatCAAAGTCAAAGAGGACAAAAGCAGTGCGTCCCTAGATTTTTGTGACTCCAACGAGACGAGCGCTGATTTCTTGACCCCCATCAACGAAATGCCGCCACCGGGCTGTGAAATTGAGGATTTACCGAAACATAACGGAAATGACGAGAGCATGGACAGTTTAAGCAATGACAATGATCTGGAAACACAGACGGAATCCGCACCCAGGAGGAAGTTTGACG ACGAGCCAGAGACTCCTTGTATGACGAAGCGCCTGGTCCGCGCCCACGTGACTTCGACTCCGGCACAATCACGCCGCGACCTGGACGACTGGCGCCGCGCTGACGGCACATACAGCAGCATTGTGCGGCACAAGGACGGCACTGAGCTCA ACGTAGTGTACACGGTGTCCAGTATGCAGCTGTCATCTCGTCGTATCGTGAGGTGTGTGTGGCTCGGAGTGAGGGCGCACGAGCCGCGACATACAACACTCGCCTCCAGCCTCGCCTCCACGCTGGCGTCAACTGCTGATAACTCACTG ggtAACAAGTCAGCGAGCAGCAGACATCAATCCGTGTCTCTGATGAGCCAGTGTGGCGAAGAACAAATTGCGGGGGAGTACACCAAGCATTACGTCACTCTTAAACAAATAG gtaAAGGAGCTTATGGGTGTGTCAAAATGGCGTACCGAAGATCAGATAGATTACTAGCTGTtgcaaaattcattttaaaggaAAAGGTTGGAGCTGCATTCTGGAGCGACGCTCCTGACGGGAGGAGGGTGCCGCTAGAACTAAGCCTGTTGATGACCCTCTCTCATCCTAATATA GTGTCCGTCATAGATGTGTTCGAAAACGACAAATACTTCCAGATGGTAATGGAAAAGCATGGAGCCGGTATGGACCTGTTTGAGTTTATAGAACGGCGACCGAGGATGGATGAACCGCTCGTCAGTTATATATTCAGACAG atAGGCCAGGCGGTGGAATATCTTCATTCCCTTAACATCCTCCATCGTGACATCAAGGACGAAAACGTCATAATTGACAACAAGTTTCACGTGAAACTCATCGACTTCGGCTCAGCCACGTTCATGAGTAAAGATACTCTGTTTTCAACATTCTACGGAACCACGGAATATTGCAGCCCGGAAGTACTCGCTGGGAACAA ATACGCGGGTCCAGAGTTAGAGATGTGGTCGATGGGTATCACGCTGTACGTGCTCACATTTTTCGTGAACCCTTTCTCGGATATTGAAGACACCATTCAGGGACCTCTCACCTTTCCTCAGATTGTGTCAGAGG ACCTGGAACAGCTGTTACGTCGCATGCTCTGCAAGGAGCCAGGAGCTCGCTGCACAGTGCCACAGCTGATGGCACACCCCTGGATTCGACAACCTGTAAATCTCGCCTCATACAACTTCCAGGAGATCGTGGATTGTG ATCGTCATGAAGCAAATCCCGAGATGTATTTCAGCGGCAGTCTAGAATCTCCGAGAAGTAACTCTCCCGTATCCTTAGCCGATCCTCTCGCTAAAG AGCGGTCGATGCGTTCGGAGGCGGAAGCGGCAGGAAGGTCGGAGAAGGTGTCTAAATCAGACGCGCGCCGTCCAGCACACCAGCTGTCCGACAACTACAGCCTGCGATCGTCCGCTGAC ATACTAGATATATCTTCGAAGCCGGTGTCGGAGGCGGCATTGACGGATATAAGTTCAGACGCGACCGGCCACGCGGCCTGCGACATCGACTACGACTGTGACCAGTACGAGTGCGACAGCTGGGATGAGTGCGAGCAGGACAGCTTCTCATAG
- the LOC116778703 gene encoding PAS domain-containing serine/threonine-protein kinase isoform X1, with product MESARVLNLNRIAATDSLGFTPIKPRLRRFVDVYSPEHLNLTPKPKQKLDLVSNVGKLYSTPDKPLSIDKECRTVKAHPNVCNAWGNCSFEGNQSFPRLSRKLRPLRMDLETPTKAKPAVDLVRVDGPNGLRFNSSLATGDAASTPTQMDRLQQSINHSKAVFTIEPNTSKILIVNNKACSLLGYSSGELCDLRFSDLLRKRNSKAFSIHEAEDGDISEDGTMILLSGKVVELLTKDGSSVQVSLWIRQLDSDGPCLVVAEPIICKNVVLTIDGDGIITSCEGEDGALLFQAESSDKLIGLPVSSLIPSIHLPHDVPMSKSVSKQKATGRTLDGGSFPLCLWISKAHVENTWSSLKTKDKPANKEKPVFIVNVRITYNVSGLLVVDESGVITACNQHFAMLTFGKAQSEVIGHQIEDVIQNFCRESDLVKIQDRNRNMTLSPVNNDNNDSASETGEDSCGAFNGSQKSACTSLNVQQSMLSTTREKSSSALCLDKSYSMVTHTPTPTQDMVSSISTTEQRNDISALPDVTSGMSGISIDDENYCQSSISKSRSENILRSEQANVKQSPKVNEKSDSIYYTSQHSQEVTPTGNSSRTRLNDTSLRLSFDFTKCKTIKVKEDKSSASLDFCDSNETSADFLTPINEMPPPGCEIEDLPKHNGNDESMDSLSNDNDLETQTESAPRRKFDDEPETPCMTKRLVRAHVTSTPAQSRRDLDDWRRADGTYSSIVRHKDGTELNVVYTVSSMQLSSRRIVRCVWLGVRAHEPRHTTLASSLASTLASTADNSLVAGNKSASSRHQSVSLMSQCGEEQIAGEYTKHYVTLKQIGKGAYGCVKMAYRRSDRLLAVAKFILKEKVGAAFWSDAPDGRRVPLELSLLMTLSHPNIVSVIDVFENDKYFQMVMEKHGAGMDLFEFIERRPRMDEPLVSYIFRQIGQAVEYLHSLNILHRDIKDENVIIDNKFHVKLIDFGSATFMSKDTLFSTFYGTTEYCSPEVLAGNKYAGPELEMWSMGITLYVLTFFVNPFSDIEDTIQGPLTFPQIVSEDLEQLLRRMLCKEPGARCTVPQLMAHPWIRQPVNLASYNFQEIVDCDRHEANPEMYFSGSLESPRSNSPVSLADPLAKERSMRSEAEAAGRSEKVSKSDARRPAHQLSDNYSLRSSADILDISSKPVSEAALTDISSDATGHAACDIDYDCDQYECDSWDECEQDSFS from the exons ATGGAATCTGCTAGAGTACTGAACTTAAATAG AATCGCTGCTACAGATTCATTGGGTTTTACACCCATAAAACCGAGACTACGAAGATTTGTGGATGTTTATTCTCCAGAACATCTGAATTTGACGCCTAAGCCT AAACAGAAGCTTGATTTGGTATCCAATGTTGGTAAATTGTATTCAACGCCCGATAAACCCTTAAGCATTGATAAAGAATGCAG GACAGTCAAAGCTCATCCAAATGTTTGCAATGCCTGGGGGAATTGTTCTTTTGAAGGAAATCAAAGCTTTCCAAGATTAAGTAGAAAACTAAGGCCTTTAAGAATGGATCTTGAGACTCCAACGAAAGCAAAGCCAGCTGTGGATTTAGTTagag TTGATGGGCCAAATGGATTGCGTTTCAATAGCTCCTTGGCAACTGGAGATGCAGCATCCACGCCTACGCAGATGGACAGATTGCAGCAATCTATCAACCATAGTAAAGCAGTCTTCACCATTGAACCAAACACTTCAAAg attcTCATTGTAAACAACAAGGCTTGCTCTCTACTGGGTTACTCTTCCGGGGAATTATGTGACCTAAGATTCTCAGATCTTCTGAGGAAGAGGAATAGCAAGGCTTTTAGCATTCATGAGGCAGAAGATGGTGATATCTCGGAAGATGGTACAATGATTTTGTTAAGTGGCAAG GTTGTAGAATTGCTGACGAAGGACGGCAGTTCAGTTCAAGTGTCTCTCTGGATACGACAATTAGACAGTGATGGTCCCTGTCTGGTGGTTGCTGAGCCTATTATCTGTAAAAATGTTGTg CTGACTATAGACGGAGATGGTATAATAACATCCTGCGAGGGAGAAGATGGAGCTTTGTTGTTCCAAGCTGAATCATCGGACAAGCTCATAGGCCTCCCGGTCTCATCTTTGATACCTTCCATACATCTTCCACATGACGTTCCCATGTCTAAGAGTGTTTCAAAGCAGAAGGCCACAG GTAGGACCCTTGACGGTGGCTCATTCCCACTGTGTCTTTGGATATCAAAGGCCCATGTGGAAAACACGTGGTCGTCGTTGAAGACAAAAGACAAACCTGCTAATAAAGAGAAGCCTGTATTTATAGTGAATGTCAGG ATAACATATAACGTAAGCGGACTTCTTGTTGTCGACGAGAGCGGAGTGATAACAGCATGCAACCAACACTTTGCCATGTTGACCTTCGGCAAAGCACAGTCAGAGGTGATAGGTCATCAAATAGAAGATGTCATACAGAACTTCTGTCGGGAATCCGATCTGGTGAAGATTCAAGACAGGAATAGAAATATGACTCTATCACCAGTCAACAATGATAACAATGATTCGg CTTCAGAAACCGGTGAGGACTCGTGTGGAGCGTTCAACGGAAGTCAGAAATCTGCATGCACATCCCTAAATGTACAACAGTCGATGTTATCGACAACTAGAGAGAAATCCTCTAGCGCGCTGTGCCTCGACAAGTCATACAGCATGGTGACACACACACCGACGCCCACACAGGATATGGTGTCAAGCATAAGCACGACGGAGCAGAGGAATGATATATCAGCCCTCCCAGACGTCACTTCCGGCATGTCAGGAATTTCCATAGACGATGAAAACTACTGCCAAAGCAGCATATCCAAATCGAGGTCCGAGAACATCCTTCGATCTGAACAGGCTAATGTAAAGCAGTCGCCCAAAGTCAATGAGAAATCTGACTCGATTTATTACACCTCCCAACACTCCCAGGAGGTCACGCCGACGGGAAACTCATCCAGAACTAGATTAAATGACACGTCACTAAGACTATCGTTCGATTTCactaaatgtaaaacaatCAAAGTCAAAGAGGACAAAAGCAGTGCGTCCCTAGATTTTTGTGACTCCAACGAGACGAGCGCTGATTTCTTGACCCCCATCAACGAAATGCCGCCACCGGGCTGTGAAATTGAGGATTTACCGAAACATAACGGAAATGACGAGAGCATGGACAGTTTAAGCAATGACAATGATCTGGAAACACAGACGGAATCCGCACCCAGGAGGAAGTTTGACG ACGAGCCAGAGACTCCTTGTATGACGAAGCGCCTGGTCCGCGCCCACGTGACTTCGACTCCGGCACAATCACGCCGCGACCTGGACGACTGGCGCCGCGCTGACGGCACATACAGCAGCATTGTGCGGCACAAGGACGGCACTGAGCTCA ACGTAGTGTACACGGTGTCCAGTATGCAGCTGTCATCTCGTCGTATCGTGAGGTGTGTGTGGCTCGGAGTGAGGGCGCACGAGCCGCGACATACAACACTCGCCTCCAGCCTCGCCTCCACGCTGGCGTCAACTGCTGATAACTCACTGGTCGCG ggtAACAAGTCAGCGAGCAGCAGACATCAATCCGTGTCTCTGATGAGCCAGTGTGGCGAAGAACAAATTGCGGGGGAGTACACCAAGCATTACGTCACTCTTAAACAAATAG gtaAAGGAGCTTATGGGTGTGTCAAAATGGCGTACCGAAGATCAGATAGATTACTAGCTGTtgcaaaattcattttaaaggaAAAGGTTGGAGCTGCATTCTGGAGCGACGCTCCTGACGGGAGGAGGGTGCCGCTAGAACTAAGCCTGTTGATGACCCTCTCTCATCCTAATATA GTGTCCGTCATAGATGTGTTCGAAAACGACAAATACTTCCAGATGGTAATGGAAAAGCATGGAGCCGGTATGGACCTGTTTGAGTTTATAGAACGGCGACCGAGGATGGATGAACCGCTCGTCAGTTATATATTCAGACAG atAGGCCAGGCGGTGGAATATCTTCATTCCCTTAACATCCTCCATCGTGACATCAAGGACGAAAACGTCATAATTGACAACAAGTTTCACGTGAAACTCATCGACTTCGGCTCAGCCACGTTCATGAGTAAAGATACTCTGTTTTCAACATTCTACGGAACCACGGAATATTGCAGCCCGGAAGTACTCGCTGGGAACAA ATACGCGGGTCCAGAGTTAGAGATGTGGTCGATGGGTATCACGCTGTACGTGCTCACATTTTTCGTGAACCCTTTCTCGGATATTGAAGACACCATTCAGGGACCTCTCACCTTTCCTCAGATTGTGTCAGAGG ACCTGGAACAGCTGTTACGTCGCATGCTCTGCAAGGAGCCAGGAGCTCGCTGCACAGTGCCACAGCTGATGGCACACCCCTGGATTCGACAACCTGTAAATCTCGCCTCATACAACTTCCAGGAGATCGTGGATTGTG ATCGTCATGAAGCAAATCCCGAGATGTATTTCAGCGGCAGTCTAGAATCTCCGAGAAGTAACTCTCCCGTATCCTTAGCCGATCCTCTCGCTAAAG AGCGGTCGATGCGTTCGGAGGCGGAAGCGGCAGGAAGGTCGGAGAAGGTGTCTAAATCAGACGCGCGCCGTCCAGCACACCAGCTGTCCGACAACTACAGCCTGCGATCGTCCGCTGAC ATACTAGATATATCTTCGAAGCCGGTGTCGGAGGCGGCATTGACGGATATAAGTTCAGACGCGACCGGCCACGCGGCCTGCGACATCGACTACGACTGTGACCAGTACGAGTGCGACAGCTGGGATGAGTGCGAGCAGGACAGCTTCTCATAG